One window of Enterobacter sp. RHBSTW-00175 genomic DNA carries:
- a CDS encoding L-serine ammonia-lyase: MISVFDIFKIGIGPSSSHTVGPMKAGKQFTDDLIARGILHDVTRVVVDVYGSLSLTGKGHHTDIAIIMGLAGNLPDTVDIDAIPGFIQDVNTHGRLLLANGEHEVEFPVDRCMNFHADNLSRHENGMRITALAGDNAVYSQTYYSIGGGFIVDEDHFGQSNNSAVEVPYPYKNAADLQRHCQETGLSLSGLMMKNELALHSKEELEQHFANVWEVMRGGIERGITTEGVLPGKLRVPRRAAALRRMLVSTDKTTTDPMAVVDWINMFALAVNEENAAGGRVVTAPTNGACGIVPAVLAYYDKFIREVNANSLARYMLVASAIGSLYKMNASISGAEVGCQGEVGVACSMAAAGLAELLGASPTQVCIAAEIGMEHNLGLTCDPVAGQVQVPCIERNAIASVKAVNAARMALRRTSEPRVCLDKVIETMYETGKDMNAKYRETSRGGLAMKIVTCD, translated from the coding sequence ATGATTAGCGTATTCGATATCTTCAAAATCGGTATTGGTCCTTCCAGCTCTCACACCGTCGGACCAATGAAAGCCGGTAAACAATTCACGGATGACTTGATTGCACGCGGCATTTTGCACGACGTAACCCGCGTGGTTGTCGATGTATACGGTTCCCTTTCCCTGACGGGTAAAGGCCACCATACCGATATCGCCATCATCATGGGTCTGGCGGGAAACCTGCCGGATACCGTTGATATTGACGCGATCCCTGGTTTCATCCAGGACGTAAATACTCACGGTCGTTTGCTGCTGGCGAACGGCGAGCACGAAGTGGAATTCCCGGTTGATCGGTGCATGAACTTCCATGCCGACAATCTCTCCCGGCACGAAAACGGGATGCGTATTACCGCACTGGCCGGCGATAACGCCGTCTATAGCCAGACCTATTACTCCATCGGCGGCGGTTTCATCGTCGACGAAGACCATTTTGGTCAGTCCAACAATTCTGCTGTTGAAGTGCCGTATCCATACAAAAATGCAGCAGATTTACAGCGCCACTGCCAGGAGACGGGTCTTTCGCTCTCTGGCCTGATGATGAAAAACGAACTGGCGCTGCACAGCAAAGAAGAGCTGGAGCAACACTTCGCGAACGTCTGGGAAGTGATGCGCGGCGGTATCGAGCGCGGGATCACCACCGAAGGCGTTCTGCCAGGCAAACTGCGTGTACCGCGCCGTGCGGCAGCACTGCGCCGGATGCTGGTCAGCACCGACAAAACCACCACTGACCCAATGGCCGTTGTCGACTGGATTAACATGTTCGCGCTGGCGGTAAACGAAGAGAACGCCGCAGGTGGCCGCGTGGTTACAGCACCGACTAACGGTGCGTGCGGTATTGTTCCTGCCGTGCTTGCCTACTACGACAAATTTATCCGTGAAGTGAACGCCAACTCTCTGGCGCGCTATATGTTGGTTGCCAGTGCCATCGGCTCACTCTACAAGATGAACGCCTCAATTTCCGGTGCGGAAGTGGGCTGTCAGGGTGAAGTCGGTGTGGCCTGTTCAATGGCGGCTGCGGGCCTGGCTGAACTACTGGGCGCGAGCCCGACTCAGGTGTGCATCGCCGCCGAAATCGGCATGGAGCACAATCTGGGGCTAACCTGTGACCCTGTCGCCGGGCAAGTTCAGGTGCCATGCATCGAGCGTAACGCGATTGCTTCTGTTAAGGCAGTCAATGCGGCACGAATGGCGCTGCGTCGTACCAGCGAGCCGCGCGTGTGTCTCGATAAGGTTATCGAAACCATGTACGAGACAGGTAAAGATATGAACGCCAAATACCGTGAAACCTCTCGCGGTGGCCTGGCGATGAAGATCGTGACCTGCGATTAA
- the xni gene encoding flap endonuclease Xni, with amino-acid sequence MAVHLLIVDALNLIRRIHAVQGTPCKDTCLHAMEQLIRHSEPTHVVAVFDDEARNTGWRHQRLPDYKAGRAPMPDDLHAEMPAIRAAFEQRGVPCWGAEGCEADDLAATLAVKVASAGHQATIVSTDKGYCQLLSPTIRIRDYFQKRWLDAPFITSEFGVSPEQLPDYWGLAGISSSKVPGVAGIGPKSAAQLLTDFQSLEGIYARLEDVPEKWRKKLEAHKEMAFICRDVATLQTDLQLDGNLQQLRLERS; translated from the coding sequence GTGGCTGTTCATTTGCTTATCGTCGACGCACTTAACCTGATTCGCCGTATCCATGCGGTGCAGGGCACCCCCTGTAAAGACACCTGTCTGCACGCTATGGAGCAGCTTATCCGCCACAGTGAGCCAACCCATGTGGTTGCGGTGTTTGACGACGAAGCCCGAAATACAGGCTGGCGCCACCAACGACTGCCCGACTACAAAGCCGGGCGCGCGCCGATGCCAGACGATCTGCACGCCGAAATGCCCGCAATCCGCGCCGCCTTTGAACAGCGTGGCGTCCCTTGCTGGGGCGCTGAGGGCTGTGAAGCAGACGACCTGGCGGCAACGCTTGCGGTAAAGGTCGCAAGCGCCGGACATCAGGCGACGATTGTCTCAACTGACAAAGGCTACTGTCAGTTGCTCTCCCCCACGATCCGTATTCGTGATTACTTTCAAAAACGCTGGCTTGATGCGCCGTTTATCACCAGCGAGTTTGGCGTCTCGCCTGAACAACTTCCTGATTACTGGGGCCTGGCGGGGATCAGCAGCTCGAAGGTGCCCGGTGTTGCCGGTATCGGGCCAAAGAGTGCCGCTCAACTCCTGACTGATTTTCAGAGTCTGGAGGGGATTTATGCCCGACTGGAAGACGTACCAGAAAAATGGCGTAAGAAGCTGGAAGCGCATAAAGAGATGGCATTTATCTGCCGGGATGTGGCGACATTACAGACGGATTTGCAGCTG